The genomic window TGCTGAGCAGTAAATGGCTCATGAGGGCTTTTAAAAAGGCGTGTTCCGGGCAAATGCACCCCATACCACCTTCTTTTACCGTGCCCATTACCAGAAGTTTCACCCCATTATGGGTTACGCAGTATTTTTCAGGAATATCGTCAACTCTGGGATTTAATTTGAACATCTGACCGATGACACCGGGGATCGCCTCGGTCCTTTGAGCTATCAAGTCCTTCATCTCTGAAAGGGGCACAATCCTATCTACCACTTTATCTGGAAATCCAAGGGCTGATGCCAGGTTGGAATCGGGGTCTGCATCCACAGCCAGCACTTTGTAGCCACCTGCTGCATATATTCTCGCAAGGATTCCTGCCAGCGTAGTTTTGCCCACGCCGCCCTTGCCGGTAACGGCAATCTTCATGAAACCACATCCTTTTAGATAACCCAGACTCACTCCAGACAAATTCAAGCTCCATAATGATGAGTGTATTAAATTTGTAGTGCTTTCCTTTTATTTTCAATATGATTTATTATCTTCCCGGCGGCTTTTAAGGCGTCTGGCTCTATATCAAATCTTCCTCCATAAATATCTTCCATATCGGAAGTCAGATATTTGGTAAGATTTTCAGAACCGGTAACTTGTGGCGATACTCCCAGCACTACGTAAATCCCCGATGCTACGGCATATGTCCCTATGGACAGTGCTTTTTCAGACATCCACTCGGGAGCCGCAGCAGCTATCGGAAGATCTTTAATATCCACATCCATGTAATTTGCCACCATGGAAACTAGATGTAATATCCTGCTTATATCAACGCAAGAACCCATGTGGAGCACCGGCGGTATTTTTAAAAGCCCACAGGCGGTGGCAAGACCTTTGCCGGCAAGCTTTACGGCATCATCGCTCATGAGGCCGGCTTTTATACAGGCATGGGCACCGCATCCGGTGGTCACCACGAGAACATCATTTTTTATAAGTTCTCTGGCAAGTTCCACATGACACTTATCATAAGGCACCCGATGGTTATTGCATCCCACTATGGCTGCTGCGCCCCGCACTACACCAGACTTTATGGCATCGACAAGGGGTTTGACTGTGCCCGAAGGATGTGCAAAGGTGTTCGTCACACCATCCAGTGTTTTAATAATGGCTTCCACACTGTAGCCTACTTTGCCCTTTGATTTTTCTTTAGGTATGAGCAAATTGCCGGTCCTGTTTTTGAAATTTATGACAGCTTCCTGAACGATTTTTTTAGCACACTCTATGGATTTTATTTCATCAAATTCTATATGAATGGCTCCGGGTATTTTAGCTTTGCAAGATGTGGTTATGAGTTTGGTATGATAGCATTTTGCTAATTGTGATAGGGATGGCATGATGCACTGCACGTCCACCACCATGGCCTCCACTGCCCCTGTCACTATAGCCAGTTCCTGTTGAAAGAAATTGCCTGCCATGGGAATGCCGTGCCTCATGGATATTTCATTGCCTGTGCAACACATGCCCACAAGGTTTATACTTTCAGCCCCTTGTTTTTTCGCCATTTCGATCATCTCAGGGTCATTTACCGCGATGACCATGGCTTCCGATAGTGTGGGTTCATGACCGTGAATCACTATGTTAACGGAGTCTTCTTTTAAGACTCCCAGGTTTGCTTCAACTTCATGGGGTGCGGGGGTCCCGAACAATATGTCCGAAAGCTCAGTGCCTATCATGGAGCCTCCCCAGCCATCGCTCAAGGCAGCCCTCACCGCTGCATTCATTATGTTTCTATAATCTGCATCACAACCCATATGAGTCGAATGAAGCACCTCTACTATCTCTCTGTCAATAGCCCGGGGGACTACATTCATACTTTCCCATATATCCTTTCTCTTTTTGGGAGCCCTTTCAACGAACCGGAGATGACCAAAAGGCTTCCCGAATTCATCTAGAGCCGTTTTTGCAACCTTTGCCACTAGATTTTCGGTATCGTCATCGCAACTTTTTATTCCCCATTCTTCAGCCAGTAACTTCAGTTTTTCTTTATCTTTTATCGGTCTTTTTTGCTTTACGAAATTTAACAGAGCTTCAGCAATATCCCTTCCATGGTCGGAATGGGCTGCGGAACCCGCTGCAATGGACCTGGCAAGATTCCTGGCGGCCATGGTATCTTCCGTGGCACCGCATACACCTTTTTTAGGACCATCAGGGGATATCTTCACTATGCGGCAGGGCCCCATGGAACAGTTGGTGCAGCAAACTCCCATCTCCCCGAAACCACACTGGGGCTGCATGGCCAGGGCTCTACCCCAAACCGTTTCCACCTTATCGTCTTTTGCTTTTTTTAGGAGTAGATTTAAAGCTTGCTCACAGCCGTTACACTGTTTATTATCTTGCATCAAAATCACCCTTTATTTGGAATTATACGGCTTTTACTTTCAAGGCTTTGGTAGGACAGGCCCTGGCGCAAAGAGGTTCATCGGATTCAGCGCATCTGTCACACAGTGTCGGAAAAGGTCCCAGCACTATGGCTCCGAAGGGGCATGCCTCCTTGCAAAGTCCGCATCCGGTGCACGTTAAATAATTAACTTTCACCGTGCCATTTTCTTCTTTTGACAGAGACTTTGTAGGGCAACTGTCTATGCATTTTGGATTTTGACATAACTTGCATTGTTCCAGTTTGATCTTTCCGCTTACCTTTTTTATTCTTATACGAGAAATTTTATTTTCTTTTATGGCGCCTATGATACTATTGACCCTGGAGTGGGCCGCTGCGCATGCAAGTTCACAGGTCTTGCACCCCAGGCATAGATCCCTGTCAAAGGAAATCTTCACCATAAAATCACTTCCTTATATATAATGTATTCCTCCATGTTATTATTTTCACAATCTCTGTTTCGATAATACTACTTTGTTATTTTTTTGTCAATATAGCTTAAAAAAATAATGATGATTTTCATTTTTTACCATCTAATGTAGATGCTGAACCGTACGTTGTATGCAATAGATGGTGGGACATTTCACCCAGTGGCTTACCCAGGAAATCTTCATATATGAGCTTTATCTGGGGATTGTCATTAGATTTCCTTTTAGCAAGGCCCAGTTCATAATAGTAAATGGATTTCATGCGTTCTTTTATGACCTTATCCCTCACTGATTTTTTGGGGATGTTGGGTTGCCCTCCTCCACCTATACAGCCTTCGGGGCATGTCATGACCTCAATGAAATGATAGTTAAGCCTGCCTCCCCTGAGGCTGTCCAGTAAAGGCTTTATTTTTTCAAGGCCGTGCACTACAGCTACTTTTAATTTTATTCCTCCGGCTTCCACTTCGGCTTCTCTAAAACTGGATATTCCCCTTACATCATAGAAGGATAACTTTTTGAGAGGTTTTCCATCTAGCACTTCACAGGCTGTACGAAGGGCAGCTTCCATGACACCACCGGTGGCTCCGAAAATGACGCCGGCTCCGGTATACTCCCCAAAGGGTGTATCGAAATCCTCTTCTACAAGCTGTGATATGTCTATATGCTTCTTTCGGAGCAATTCCGCAAGGTCTCGGGTAGTGAGGACCGCATCCACATTTTTATATCCGTCACATATCATCTCGGGCCTTGTTATCTCATATTTCTTGGCGGTACAGGGCATGACAGATACCATGTATATCCTGGCTGGATTAATGCCCTCCTTTTTAGCTATATATGATTTCACCACGGCTCCAAACATCTGCTGGGGGGATTTACAGGTAGAAAGGTATCCAAGAAGGTCAGGATAATTTTTTTCCATGTAGAGCACCCAGGCCGGGCAGCAGGAGGTAAACATGGGGAAGGTGCCTCCATCTTTTACGCGCTTCAAGAGTTCATGTCCTTCTTCCATGATGGTGAGATCGGCAGCAAAACAGGTATCATAAACTCTATCAAACCCCAGTTTTCTTAGGGCAGCCGCCATCCTGCCCGGCACGATGGAGCCGGAATCCATGCCGAATTCCTCGCCCAGGGTTACTCTTACGGCAGGTGCACCTTGCACCACTGTTATGGTATTCTTATCCTCTACAGCTTTTTGTACTTCTTCAATACAATTTATATCTTTTGCTGCCCGGGCAGGACATGTCACCACACATTGGCCGCAGTTGACGCATTTTTTTGTATCTATGAAATGAGGAATAAGCGGTTCTCCGGTGCAGGCATTTACCTTGCAAACCTGGGAACACAGGGTGCATCCTTTGCAATTTTGTTCATCAATATTTACTACTTGCATGAACGGCCCTCCTCCCTGGAAAGCTTTACGGCACATAATTTAAGCTGGGGCGTCTTGGCCTTTGGGTCTACATCATCGGTGGTCAGGTAATTGGGAGCGGCTTCCGCAAAGTGAAAAGGCATGAAGGCAACCCCTTTTCTGATCTTTTCTGTGACCCTGGCTTTTACTCTGACTTTTCCCCTTTTAGATTCCACTATGATAGATTCCCCGTCCGTTATGGAAAGTTTTTGGGCATCTTCAGGATTTATCTCTATAAAGGCTTCGGGACATTTCCTCATCAGAAAATCCACTTTTCGGGTCATAGTGCCTGAATGGTAATGGTATAACACCCTGCCGGTGGTAAGGGCTATGGGGTACTCCTTACAAGATTCTTCTACTGGAGGCGTATACTTTACAGGAATAAACTTGCCCTTTCCCCTGGCAAAACCATGTTCGTGTAGAAATATGGTACCGGGATGGTCCTTGTTGGGACACGGTACCTGAATACCACCTTTTTCCAGCCTTTCATAGCTTATGCCGCCGTACATGGGGGTAAGGGAGGCTATCTCATCCATTATCTGAGATGGATGATCATAAGACATAGGATATCCCATGTATGCTGAAAGCTCTGCTATTATTTTCCAGTCTGCTTTGGATTGGCCCACAGGTTCTATAGCCTTTCTCACCAGCTGGACCCTGCGTTCAGTATTTGTAAAAGTACCGTCTTTTTCCGCAAAAGATGCGGCCGGCAGCACCACATGGGCATATCGGGCGGTCTCGGTGAAAAACAAATCCTGCACCACCAGAAATTCTATGTTTTCCAGAAACTTAAATAGATGGTTTAAATTGGGCTCTGTAACTGCGGGGTTTTCTCCTATAATATACATGCCCCTGATCTTCCCAGCCATTTCCGATACCGTGAGGCCGGGCTTTTCGGGCAGCTTGACATTCCACACGCTGCTGAACTTTTCTCTGGCGGCCGCATCCGTCACCTTCTGGTAACCGCTGAGGCAATCCGGCAGGGCTCCCATGTCACAGGCCCCCTGCACATTGTTCTGGCCCCGGAGTGGATTTACCCCCGATGCCCTTTTGCCTACATTTCCGGTGAGCATAGCCAGATTGGCCAGGGATATAACATTGAAGGTGCCGGTCACATACTGGGTTATACCCATGCAATAGAGGATAGAAGACCTCTCGGCCTCGGCGTAAGTCCTGGCGGCCCTGCGGATGTCCTCCCTGCTCACTCCGGTTATACTCTCCGCCCACTCTGGAGTACACTCTTTTACAGCTTGCTTTACCGCCTCGAAATTCTCGGTGCGGTCTCTTATGAATTCTTCATCATAAGCCCCGTCCTCTATTATGACATTCATCATAGAGTTGATGAGGGCAAGGTCGGACCCAGGCTTGTTGTTTATATGGATAAAAGCCCTCTCGGCAATGTAAGTCTTTCTAGGGTCGGCCACAATCAATCGGGCTCCCCTTCTTACAGCCTCCATGACTTTGGAGGCCACCATCGGATGTTGCTCGGCGGTATTTGAACCGATTATAAAAATCACATCGGCTTCGGAAATTTCTCCTATAGAATTGGTCATCGCACCACTACCAAATGCCATGGCAAGACCTGCCACAGTGCAGGCGTGTCAGAGGCGGGCGCAGTGGTCTATATTGTTGGTGCCGATGACGGCCCTGGCAAACTTGGAAACCAGGAAATTTTCCTCATTGGTAGCCCTGGCGGAGCTCAAGATACCAAAGGCATCCGGGCCGCTTTCCCTCTTTATCTGTAAAAACTTCTGGGATATAAGACTGAGAGCCTCGTGCCAGCTGGCCTCCCTGAAGCGGCCATTTTCCCGGATAAGAGGGATCTTCAGCCTCTCGGGTGAATGGACAAACTCATGGGCCAGCATCCCCTTTATGCAGAGCACCCCGTCGTTAATGGCATTTTCCGTGGCCGGGGATGTCCTCACCACTCTGCCATCCTTCACATGAAGATTAATATTGCAGCCACAACCGCAGTAAGGGCATACGGTCCTTATGTATTCAGTCAATGGTTTCACCTCCCGAACATTCTTGTTCCGCAACTTTTACAGCTTTTACAGGGCAGCATCGAAAGCACAGGGAGCACTCCATACACGCCTTCTGGTCTATCGTGTAATACTCCCTTTCTCCTCTGACTTCTGCTATAGATTCATAGGGGCACAGATTGAAACATGATCCGCAGCCAATACAATCTGCTTTTTTAATGATGAAGGGCATTTCCCACCCTCCTGAACATTGTTATTTTATTCACATTTTACATCCTTGTTATTTTTTTGTCAATCCCTGTTTTTTAAAATAAAAAAACCCGGTAAAACCGGGGTTCCCTATATTCGTGGCTTCAAGTTCTTTATCTCCTGCCAGGTGACAGCGCTTTCATCACTCCAAAGACCACAATAAATGTAATAAATGTTCCTATAACCCCTGCCATGGCAGTGGAAATTTTCCCATCGGATATGCCGCGGACTACATAATCGGGCATGGGAGAAAACCAGGCCACGGGGCTGCTGCCTTTCTCCGCAAAGGCCAGATTCTCCGCCACTCTTTCCAGGCCATCGGGGTGAGTGGACGCAAAGGGTGAGAGTATTAAGGCCACAAGGACTGCTGTCAGCAAAATTACTCCCCATTTTTTCAATTTACTCTACCTCCTCCATCCACGTCAATAGCAGGCTCTACACTATTCTTTATGCCGAAACCTGCCTTCAGGTTGAGCACCCTGCCGATATATGCCACTGCCACGGTTGTTATCAATCCCTCGCCGATGCCAATGGCGGCGTGAACCATTGCCATGGGCAAAATCACAATTTTGAAAGGAACGGTCCCGGAAAGGGCCAGTTCAAGGCTGGTAAACACGGCGGCCACCACCACGGAAAACCACGATGCCGTAAATGTGGCTAATGTATCGGCACCCGAAAATCGGATATACCTTTTTATTGTCACATATATGTAGTATGCTGCCAGGGGTGCCACTACAGCCATGTTAAAAATATTGGCCCCGAGAGCCAGAA from Biomaibacter acetigenes includes these protein-coding regions:
- a CDS encoding [FeFe] hydrogenase, group A — protein: MQVVNIDEQNCKGCTLCSQVCKVNACTGEPLIPHFIDTKKCVNCGQCVVTCPARAAKDINCIEEVQKAVEDKNTITVVQGAPAVRVTLGEEFGMDSGSIVPGRMAAALRKLGFDRVYDTCFAADLTIMEEGHELLKRVKDGGTFPMFTSCCPAWVLYMEKNYPDLLGYLSTCKSPQQMFGAVVKSYIAKKEGINPARIYMVSVMPCTAKKYEITRPEMICDGYKNVDAVLTTRDLAELLRKKHIDISQLVEEDFDTPFGEYTGAGVIFGATGGVMEAALRTACEVLDGKPLKKLSFYDVRGISSFREAEVEAGGIKLKVAVVHGLEKIKPLLDSLRGGRLNYHFIEVMTCPEGCIGGGGQPNIPKKSVRDKVIKERMKSIYYYELGLAKRKSNDNPQIKLIYEDFLGKPLGEMSHHLLHTTYGSASTLDGKK
- a CDS encoding 4Fe-4S dicluster-binding protein, giving the protein MPFIIKKADCIGCGSCFNLCPYESIAEVRGEREYYTIDQKACMECSLCFRCCPVKAVKVAEQECSGGETID
- a CDS encoding PDGLE domain-containing protein; protein product: MKKWGVILLTAVLVALILSPFASTHPDGLERVAENLAFAEKGSSPVAWFSPMPDYVVRGISDGKISTAMAGVIGTFITFIVVFGVMKALSPGRR
- the fdhF gene encoding formate dehydrogenase subunit alpha; translation: MKPLTEYIRTVCPYCGCGCNINLHVKDGRVVRTSPATENAINDGVLCIKGMLAHEFVHSPERLKIPLIRENGRFREASWHEALSLISQKFLQIKRESGPDAFGILSSARATNEENFLVSKFARAVIGTNNIDHCARLUHACTVAGLAMAFGSGAMTNSIGEISEADVIFIIGSNTAEQHPMVASKVMEAVRRGARLIVADPRKTYIAERAFIHINNKPGSDLALINSMMNVIIEDGAYDEEFIRDRTENFEAVKQAVKECTPEWAESITGVSREDIRRAARTYAEAERSSILYCMGITQYVTGTFNVISLANLAMLTGNVGKRASGVNPLRGQNNVQGACDMGALPDCLSGYQKVTDAAAREKFSSVWNVKLPEKPGLTVSEMAGKIRGMYIIGENPAVTEPNLNHLFKFLENIEFLVVQDLFFTETARYAHVVLPAASFAEKDGTFTNTERRVQLVRKAIEPVGQSKADWKIIAELSAYMGYPMSYDHPSQIMDEIASLTPMYGGISYERLEKGGIQVPCPNKDHPGTIFLHEHGFARGKGKFIPVKYTPPVEESCKEYPIALTTGRVLYHYHSGTMTRKVDFLMRKCPEAFIEINPEDAQKLSITDGESIIVESKRGKVRVKARVTEKIRKGVAFMPFHFAEAAPNYLTTDDVDPKAKTPQLKLCAVKLSREEGRSCK
- a CDS encoding AAA family ATPase; this encodes MKIAVTGKGGVGKTTLAGILARIYAAGGYKVLAVDADPDSNLASALGFPDKVVDRIVPLSEMKDLIAQRTEAIPGVIGQMFKLNPRVDDIPEKYCVTHNGVKLLVMGTVKEGGMGCICPEHAFLKALMSHLLLSTNEILILDMEAGIEHLGRATAQTVDAFVVVVEPGKRSIQTLKAVKKLASDIGVETVFAVGNKIKNQEEKDFIIGSCGEIPVLGFMSYDEDVVCADRLGVSPYEQSSKKVREIKKIKEELESRLRTCG
- the cooS gene encoding anaerobic carbon-monoxide dehydrogenase catalytic subunit; this encodes MQDNKQCNGCEQALNLLLKKAKDDKVETVWGRALAMQPQCGFGEMGVCCTNCSMGPCRIVKISPDGPKKGVCGATEDTMAARNLARSIAAGSAAHSDHGRDIAEALLNFVKQKRPIKDKEKLKLLAEEWGIKSCDDDTENLVAKVAKTALDEFGKPFGHLRFVERAPKKRKDIWESMNVVPRAIDREIVEVLHSTHMGCDADYRNIMNAAVRAALSDGWGGSMIGTELSDILFGTPAPHEVEANLGVLKEDSVNIVIHGHEPTLSEAMVIAVNDPEMIEMAKKQGAESINLVGMCCTGNEISMRHGIPMAGNFFQQELAIVTGAVEAMVVDVQCIMPSLSQLAKCYHTKLITTSCKAKIPGAIHIEFDEIKSIECAKKIVQEAVINFKNRTGNLLIPKEKSKGKVGYSVEAIIKTLDGVTNTFAHPSGTVKPLVDAIKSGVVRGAAAIVGCNNHRVPYDKCHVELARELIKNDVLVVTTGCGAHACIKAGLMSDDAVKLAGKGLATACGLLKIPPVLHMGSCVDISRILHLVSMVANYMDVDIKDLPIAAAAPEWMSEKALSIGTYAVASGIYVVLGVSPQVTGSENLTKYLTSDMEDIYGGRFDIEPDALKAAGKIINHIENKRKALQI
- a CDS encoding 4Fe-4S binding protein — encoded protein: MVKISFDRDLCLGCKTCELACAAAHSRVNSIIGAIKENKISRIRIKKVSGKIKLEQCKLCQNPKCIDSCPTKSLSKEENGTVKVNYLTCTGCGLCKEACPFGAIVLGPFPTLCDRCAESDEPLCARACPTKALKVKAV